The Rhizobium sp. BT03 genome has a window encoding:
- a CDS encoding patatin-like phospholipase family protein: MNKHAGVKTIIADSAVVASSEREPRMLNLALQGGGAHGAFTWGVLDRLLDEPNLSFEGIVATSAGAMNAAVLAYGLAEGGRSGAQTALANFWRRVSHASASGPLQPTIFDKITGSRALEFSPAFMMFDIVTRLMSPYQFNPFNFNPLRQVLEQSVDMNAIRMARCPVKLSICATNVRTGKVKVFGNDELSIDAIMASACLPFLFQAVEIEGESYWDGGYMGNPAIFPLIYGCDTPDVLVVHINPIERAEVPRTASEILNRINEISFNSSLLREMRAVAFVTDLVDAAPENSRNLKRIFVHGISDDETMKSLSVSSKLNADWGALVDLRDRGRECTDMWLLANYQDIGKRSTVDIRERYL, translated from the coding sequence ATGAACAAGCACGCAGGTGTGAAGACAATAATCGCCGACAGCGCGGTTGTCGCCTCCTCTGAGCGAGAGCCGCGTATGCTCAATCTGGCGCTCCAGGGCGGAGGCGCGCATGGCGCGTTCACCTGGGGCGTGCTCGACCGGCTGCTCGACGAACCGAACCTCTCCTTCGAAGGCATTGTCGCAACCAGCGCCGGCGCGATGAATGCCGCTGTGCTGGCCTATGGCCTGGCTGAAGGCGGGCGAAGTGGGGCGCAGACCGCGCTCGCCAATTTCTGGCGGCGCGTCAGCCATGCATCGGCATCCGGGCCTTTGCAGCCGACGATCTTCGACAAGATAACCGGATCTCGGGCGCTGGAATTCTCGCCGGCCTTCATGATGTTCGACATCGTAACGCGGCTGATGTCGCCTTACCAGTTCAACCCGTTCAACTTCAATCCGCTCAGGCAGGTGCTGGAACAATCGGTCGACATGAATGCGATCCGGATGGCGCGCTGCCCGGTGAAGCTCAGCATCTGCGCCACCAATGTCCGGACCGGCAAGGTCAAAGTGTTCGGCAATGACGAGCTGTCGATCGATGCCATCATGGCTTCGGCCTGTCTGCCTTTCCTGTTTCAGGCGGTCGAGATCGAGGGCGAATCCTATTGGGATGGCGGCTACATGGGCAATCCGGCGATCTTTCCGCTGATCTATGGCTGCGACACGCCGGATGTGCTGGTGGTCCATATCAATCCGATCGAGCGGGCCGAAGTGCCGCGCACGGCCTCCGAGATCCTGAACCGCATCAACGAGATCAGCTTCAATTCGTCGCTGCTGCGGGAAATGCGGGCGGTGGCATTCGTCACCGATCTGGTCGATGCCGCCCCGGAAAATTCCAGGAACCTGAAACGCATCTTCGTGCATGGCATTTCCGATGACGAGACGATGAAGAGCCTTTCCGTGTCGAGCAAGCTCAATGCCGATTGGGGGGCGTTGGTCGATCTGCGCGACCGCGGCCGGGAATGCACCGACATGTGGCTGCTCGCCAACTACCAGGACATCGGCAAACGATCGACAGTCGACATTCGCGAACGATATCTCTGA
- a CDS encoding DUF2282 domain-containing protein → MNSTRILIGSALAAITSMASSSAFAGPAAQPEFSFEKCYGVVKAGLNDCQTATHSCAGTSTADNQGDAWVYVPAGTCAKISGGAIEPKV, encoded by the coding sequence ATGAACTCGACCCGCATCCTCATCGGCTCCGCCCTTGCCGCCATCACCTCCATGGCTTCCTCCAGCGCCTTTGCCGGCCCTGCCGCACAGCCCGAATTCTCGTTCGAGAAGTGCTACGGCGTCGTCAAGGCCGGCCTCAACGATTGCCAGACGGCCACCCATTCCTGCGCTGGCACCTCGACGGCCGACAACCAGGGTGATGCCTGGGTCTACGTGCCGGCCGGCACCTGCGCCAAGATTTCAGGCGGCGCGATCGAACCCAAGGTCTGA
- a CDS encoding DUF692 domain-containing protein, translating to MSKIFPNLPVPDAAGIGLRSPHISDMISRRPSAGWLEVHAENYMGDSAAVDALENLRETYPLSVHGVGLSLGSASGLDRDHLERLRSVCIRFQPGLVSEHLAWSVADGAYLNDLLPLRYDDDALDIVAANVDQLQDRLQRRVFIENLSAYIAFANSTMTEAQFLAELVKRTGCGLLLDVNNVYVSACNLDFDAKAFIDNLPADAIGEIHLAGHAVNEVEGDIVLIDDHGSRVPPAVWSLYAHVLRKIGPRPTLIEWDTEVPALDVLLGEAMWADMMAASIGFEKRGAPQIAQQPDRRFHGIELPSTSNLARGAMPAISALTTITPSVFASNSVTRRARYAV from the coding sequence ATGTCCAAGATATTTCCCAATCTTCCAGTACCGGATGCCGCGGGCATTGGTCTGCGCTCCCCGCATATTTCCGATATGATCTCCCGCCGGCCTTCGGCGGGATGGCTGGAGGTCCATGCTGAAAACTACATGGGCGATTCCGCCGCCGTCGATGCTTTGGAAAACTTACGCGAGACCTATCCGTTGTCGGTGCACGGCGTCGGTCTCTCACTGGGCAGCGCTTCGGGCCTTGATCGGGACCATCTGGAACGGTTGCGGAGCGTGTGCATCCGGTTTCAGCCAGGATTGGTCTCGGAACATCTGGCCTGGAGCGTTGCCGACGGCGCCTATCTCAACGATCTCCTGCCGCTCCGTTATGACGACGATGCGCTCGATATCGTCGCGGCCAATGTCGACCAGTTGCAGGACAGGCTGCAGCGCCGCGTCTTCATCGAAAACCTATCGGCCTATATCGCCTTCGCCAATTCCACGATGACCGAGGCGCAATTCCTCGCCGAACTTGTCAAGCGCACCGGTTGCGGCCTGCTGCTCGACGTCAATAATGTCTATGTCTCGGCCTGCAATCTCGATTTCGACGCCAAGGCCTTCATCGACAACCTGCCCGCCGATGCCATCGGCGAAATCCATCTCGCCGGCCACGCGGTCAACGAGGTCGAAGGCGACATCGTGCTGATCGACGATCACGGCTCGCGCGTGCCACCGGCCGTCTGGTCGCTCTATGCGCATGTGCTGCGCAAGATCGGCCCGCGCCCGACGCTGATTGAATGGGACACGGAGGTTCCCGCGCTCGATGTGCTGCTCGGCGAAGCAATGTGGGCCGACATGATGGCCGCCTCGATCGGTTTCGAGAAGCGTGGCGCGCCGCAGATCGCCCAGCAGCCGGACCGCCGGTTCCACGGCATCGAGCTGCCCTCCACGAGCAATCTCGCACGCGGCGCCATGCCTGCGATCTCGGCCTTGACCACGATCACACCGTCGGTTTTCGCGAGCAACTCCGTCACACGGAGGGCGCGTTATGCTGTCTGA